gttacgaaatatctatttggtattattcttgagtggattataattgtattttaaacaatttttgttaaattgtaacagcTTGTGTAGGATTTTTATttaagaaattaatataaattaaaatactcaTACCCGCCGGTATTTCCGATAATACCGGAATCTTTTTTCACACCGGTATaattaaaataccggttttttaAACATTGAAAGCAATGACTAGTGTCATTTCCCTTTTCTAAATTTCTAAGCTACAGCTGCAACAAGGACACCAATTTTGAAGACATGCCAAAGCATAAGAATCAGATTTTTTAATCTTCCACATGATTTTTCTCAATTTTTCCAAGAATCAATCACGCTGTCATCAAACATTCCATTGTACTTTTCTTGTTTAATCAGATTAACTTTTCTCCACTCAAATCATCCAGGAACACAAGTCTTTTGACTTAGGTATATACGACTTAACTGGGATATTTCATGACGATATCCTAATCTTTTCCTATAATCTTCAAGACATTTACCAAGACGATTGACATGATCCCTGTACTTGATAACATAGCACAATCAAGGATTCAGAGATCTAAAGATTATAACAAGTAGTCACAGAAGCAACAAACCATCTTCAAAGACAGATGACACCATAAAGAACAACACAAAATGAATAAACATATGTGGGGAAAAAAATCATCCTGGTTCAAAATTTCCTAATCTATAACAAGGAGATTAGCGTCAATGGCCATTAATAAACAAGCAGGCCGCTGAAGCACAACCTCCCCaaactaacaaaaaataaataagaagacTATGTACAGTATCAACTCAAATCCATGAACTCATTCCGCTCTATAACCATTCCCGCAGCATCTAAAAATCTTTAGATGATTCACGGGGTTGCCATGTAAACAATAATGTCACAACCTTTATAACCTTTTAGGTTCGGGTGCAGCCAGCAGGTTGGGTTCAGCCACTTTCTCTTAAGCAGTTTCCGGGCAAGAGAAACTTGTATTCATTTGCGTTTTCAAGAAGATATGCAGGAAGATGAACAGCCGAATACGAATGTGGAATGGGTCCCATTTTCCCAATGATTTCCTTGAATGTATACTCTTCAGGCAACATATCAAAAAGATCAGAACCTTTGCAAATCACTTTTTGGATCCTATCAGGGTTCAAAAACTTTTTGAACCTCACTCTGTCACTATGGCTATAAGCTTTCATTTTAAAGATGAATTCATTTATACGACGGAAACAAAAGCTACAATGCCACCCTGCGTCCGCCAAGATCACATCCGATTGACGGTAATGAGCATATGTTGTTTTCTTTGATTGATGAGCATATGTTGTTTTTCCCGATTGATATCTATGAACCGACGCTCTCCAACTATGATTATCCATAAAAAActcaaatgaatataaataatttttcaaacGAAGATGAAGCACCGGAGGTATGTCATCACACCATCTCAACAGATTGATGGTATGTCTACTTGGGATCTCATCAACATCCGACATAATTAATAAATCGTCATCTTCAATCCCGGCTCTCTTTAACAGCCAATCCAATGCTAGCCGTTGATGAGCTTCTTCAACAAATGGGTTTTCTCCTTTCCGAAATCGGCCTGGAATTGACCCATAAGTTAACCTTGGCTCCACGAATTTAAACTCATCACGGTGGCCAGAAAACACCAGGGGTTTGGGTACTccagtgaatgtcgagtttgaCTCTAGGAGTACAAATTCAGTAATATAAGGGTATAATTCATTCCATCTTATTTTGAGGAGGTCAACTTCGTTGCTAAATAAAACTGCATCAAAAACCCGTCTTGGAAATTCACGGGTTTTCCACCCGTGAAGTGTACAGAGATTCTCCATCGACACGTTTTCGTGATAATAATGTGGGATTTCATGGAAAGGTTTGGGTGGTGATTCCCACAATGGGCGTAAGAAGTAAGAGATTTTTTGACCATGAACGTACAATCCAAAGATGACGGTTGGTACCAGCACAAATAGAAGTATTAGGGCTTTTAGATCTAACCCGCGAAGAATGCACTTTACTCTTGATATAGTTGAAATACTCCCTGAATCCTGCAAATCGAAAGTACATTTAAGTCAATCAcctaacataaaaaaaataaaacaaaaggatTTTCTTAACTTCAAATCTTTACAATTAGAAACAGCAAAAACATTTAAAGAACATCGAAACCCCAAAATATTCAGGGCACCTGACCCTGCTAATGCTATTACTAAAACcatcttattttcaaaagatGTCAATAGCATACTACAAGTTTTTTGGTCGAAATTAACCAAAATGATTGATCTTTAGaaaaacttttaaagtttatcCACCAATAATGTATAACCAAGTTGCTACTTATTACCATTTTCCCTTTGAAGTTCAGAACCAAGATTCTTTGATTGAAAAGAACATTTGTGAACCATAAGTATTGATTCTTCACAACAAAGTAAGAATCAACACCCAGCATAAAATGTTTCCATAAAGAGTTCCAactttaacaatacttttgtgtttCTAATTACCAAATTTCAAATTTATATCACCAAATTGAGAAAATCAGTCTAAAGGTTTAGGTGCTAgatatcaagaaaaaaaaaagttatcgaGAATTTTAAGGCAAaactaaacaaagaaaaatgataGAAACAAAATAAGTTCCAATCTTTAATTCCAAAGATCAAGCCCCAAACTTTATTCACTTTTTTAAATCACTAAATTAAAATACTCAAAACTTATTATTGTAATATATTGAAATTGACAGCTCAAAccactttttaattattatatcaaCACTAAGGAAATCCCTTGAaatcaaataattataaaaattaaaccatttaaaatcaaaatgcATTTTCATAAATGGACAATtagatatacaattatacatacacataaacatataattaaaacttaatcattttcaaaaaaaaataataataaataaaaattacctCATCACAAAGATCTCCACAAAAATCATCAGATTTCTTAGAACAATATCTGGATCCCCCTTCCGCCATTAAATAAGCTTTATCTACAAACTTTGTTAAATTGACCGCCATTAAAAAAGAACTCTAATTTCACAATCTCAATTCAAGAAAATGATCACCCACAAATCAATTCACAAAATTGAAGGAAACCCAATTCCCCTTTTCACGTTTTCTTctaaaagatatgatttttaatcatcaaaatgaaaaaatctcaataatgaataataataataatcttttttaaatatttttccgAGATTTAATTTATAGCCCAGATcgatgaaaaagaaattgaagaattggaatcaagtgggtgtttgtttttgtgtttctgGGTAATTTGTTGTGTGGCAGATTTGCGTTGTGTttctgtttttttgttttgctgTTAAATTAGGGATACACAaggaatatatagatatagattttcgAATGTAAATAGTACTCGTATTTGACAAGGAGTATAATGTTGGTATTGACGAAATTGACCTTGCTTTGGACGTTTACTAATTCTTTCGGATTTGTAGTGTTAATAACGGTGGATTAACTATCGACTTAGATTTTATACTAAATCAAACTCACGCTAAATAA
The sequence above is drawn from the Erigeron canadensis isolate Cc75 chromosome 4, C_canadensis_v1, whole genome shotgun sequence genome and encodes:
- the LOC122595813 gene encoding beta-1,4-mannosyl-glycoprotein 4-beta-N-acetylglucosaminyltransferase-like, translating into MAVNLTKFVDKAYLMAEGGSRYCSKKSDDFCGDLCDEDSGSISTISRVKCILRGLDLKALILLFVLVPTVIFGLYVHGQKISYFLRPLWESPPKPFHEIPHYYHENVSMENLCTLHGWKTREFPRRVFDAVLFSNEVDLLKIRWNELYPYITEFVLLESNSTFTGVPKPLVFSGHRDEFKFVEPRLTYGSIPGRFRKGENPFVEEAHQRLALDWLLKRAGIEDDDLLIMSDVDEIPSRHTINLLRWCDDIPPVLHLRLKNYLYSFEFFMDNHSWRASVHRYQSGKTTYAHQSKKTTYAHYRQSDVILADAGWHCSFCFRRINEFIFKMKAYSHSDRVRFKKFLNPDRIQKVICKGSDLFDMLPEEYTFKEIIGKMGPIPHSYSAVHLPAYLLENANEYKFLLPGNCLRESG